Below is a window of Petrotoga sp. 9PWA.NaAc.5.4 DNA.
GGATATTTTTGTTATGTCAGATGAAGTTTATAAAGAATTTACATTTGATGGCAAAAAACACATTTCTATAATGAATTTTGAAGACCAAGAAAGATTCATTTTGTTGGACAGTATTTCAAAAAGATACAGTGCTTGTGGCGCGAGAATCGGTGTATTAGCAACTAAAAACAAAAAAATTTTAGAACAAGTTATGAAATTCGCACAATCAAGGTTAAGCCCTCCCTTGATGGCACAATTTGGAACTTTAGGTTTACTTAAAGATTTAGAAGAAGATTATTTTGAGAAAATGGTTTTAGAGTACCAGCAAAGAAGAGACGCTGCTTTTGATGAATTAAGTAAAATAGAAGGAGCAGTTTTCCAAAAACCTCATGGTTCTTTTTATATCTCTGTTGAATTACCTGTTGATAGTTCTGAAGAATTTGTAAAATGGATGCTCACAGATTTTGATATAGACGGTGAAACTGTTATGGTATCTCCTTTGAATGGTTTTTACGCTACTCCCGGAGCTGGAAAAAGCGAAATAAGAATCGCATATGTTTTAAATAACCAAGAATTAAGAAAAGCTTGCAGCATTTTAAAAGAAGGAGTTTATGCATATAACCAAAAAAGAAAGTAAAGGTATGCATTTAGCATACCTTTACTTTTTTGCATTTTGATCGTTTTTCGGATTGTTCTGGTTTTTAACGGACTTTGGCTCGTTTTGATTTTGAGTAGCTTCCTGACTGATATTCTTTTGTGGAACTTTTACAGTTTTTGGCTCTTTTTCTTTGGTATAATATATAGCAAGGGCTAATCCTACAATATTTGCGATAAAAATTGCACTTAGAATCATTGAAGAATATAGAAAAATTGAAAGAAAAGCCAACGCTGATAAAAATGTGAATGAAAAGAACATTCCATACTTTTTTTTCATGAGTAATCTAATATAGAAAAAAATGAGAAATACCACTAAAGCCACAAATAAGATTACAAGCAAAAATGCAATTAAATCAGAAAATTCATAATATTCAAACAGTCTTTGATTTATATCTTCCAAATAAAAAAGGTATAAAGATATTGCTGCTACTACTATACTGGCTATAATAACCACACTTCTTAAAAAATCCTTTAAGTTTTCCATAGTTATACCCCCTTAGTTTGTGAATTTTCTTGTTCCTCTTGTGATTCTTCTACTTTTTGTAATCCATTTTCTAATTGATTGGAGCTCTTAGATTCTCTTATTTTTTTTATCAATGTTTCCACAAATAAAATAATTAATAATAATATTAGAGAAACTAAAAAGCCATTTATTGTTCTTAAAATACTTAAATATAAAGGCGTATGTATATGTAAAAAAGTGTTAAGTATAGATACAGGCAAAATTGCTCTAAATGTATTCCAAATGAAAGACCTTCCTGGTAACGATGGTGTATAATAAAAGAAGTAAGATATTATCTCTTTAGTCCTTGGTCTTGCAATTAGAACCCTTTCAAAATAATCTCTTACCTTCCTTTCAAAAT
It encodes the following:
- a CDS encoding pyridoxal phosphate-dependent aminotransferase, translated to MQLSQRVLNSQFSPIRKLVPYAEAAKKSGKKVYHLNIGQPDVETPKAFFEGIKKYSTNIVYYSHSAGLYELREAFSKYYKSWNINFDAEDLIITTGGSEAVIFSLATVAVPGDEVMVIEPFYANYKGFAEMLNVKLRPVKSSPKNGYAVPEREAFEKAYNEKVKAIIFSNPSNPTGAVYTYDELKRIVDFAKEKDIFVMSDEVYKEFTFDGKKHISIMNFEDQERFILLDSISKRYSACGARIGVLATKNKKILEQVMKFAQSRLSPPLMAQFGTLGLLKDLEEDYFEKMVLEYQQRRDAAFDELSKIEGAVFQKPHGSFYISVELPVDSSEEFVKWMLTDFDIDGETVMVSPLNGFYATPGAGKSEIRIAYVLNNQELRKACSILKEGVYAYNQKRK